Proteins found in one Paenibacillus borealis genomic segment:
- a CDS encoding ROK family protein, which yields MKGWHTAMTEAGVTRVYAGIDVGGTKTMFCVTGGSGEILLLERRDTAAHEAPGPFMAWLFGELAQLLAGIQLEVSQLAGIGIGFPGVIGDTEGCLTQAPSLPWPAEDIRPLIRRYYAGRIYLDNDVNLALLGECWKGAAEGKEHVLMITVGTGIGSAMLLNGRLYKGADFAAGEAGYMIVDAAQDRYRLPASRAGFGPLEAVASGSGITARARAWFAEAELLGGTFSRILELAGGGVAKIDARHVLQAAEEGDRAALSLMDRPLEHLAAAIASAAVLLNPQLVVLGGGVAASGGYYMKEIRERAGKYLPFPVNIEPARLGNTAGAVGAAAAAAAILW from the coding sequence ATGAAAGGGTGGCATACAGCGATGACAGAGGCGGGAGTAACCCGGGTTTACGCCGGTATTGATGTCGGCGGCACGAAGACGATGTTCTGCGTCACCGGCGGCAGCGGAGAAATTCTGCTGCTGGAGCGGAGAGATACGGCGGCACATGAAGCCCCCGGACCCTTTATGGCTTGGCTGTTTGGTGAATTAGCGCAGCTGCTGGCAGGGATTCAACTGGAGGTATCACAGCTCGCGGGCATCGGCATCGGCTTCCCGGGTGTAATAGGCGACACGGAGGGCTGCTTGACTCAGGCTCCGTCGCTGCCCTGGCCGGCGGAGGATATCCGCCCGCTGATCCGCCGTTATTATGCAGGGCGGATCTATCTGGACAATGATGTGAATCTGGCCTTGCTGGGTGAATGCTGGAAGGGCGCTGCGGAGGGGAAGGAGCATGTGCTGATGATCACGGTCGGCACAGGCATCGGCAGTGCGATGCTGCTGAACGGACGGCTCTATAAGGGGGCGGACTTTGCGGCAGGTGAGGCCGGGTACATGATCGTTGATGCCGCTCAGGACCGATATCGCCTGCCGGCTTCCCGGGCAGGGTTTGGGCCGCTCGAAGCGGTAGCGTCTGGCAGCGGCATCACGGCGCGGGCACGGGCGTGGTTCGCCGAGGCTGAACTGTTAGGCGGGACCTTTTCGCGGATTCTGGAGCTGGCCGGGGGCGGCGTGGCGAAGATCGATGCCCGTCATGTTCTTCAGGCAGCAGAGGAGGGAGACCGCGCTGCCCTCAGTCTTATGGACCGGCCGCTCGAGCATCTGGCGGCAGCGATAGCCAGCGCGGCCGTCCTGCTGAATCCGCAGCTGGTCGTGCTGGGCGGCGGGGTTGCTGCATCCGGCGGCTATTATATGAAGGAAATCCGGGAACGGGCCGGCAAATATTTACCTTTTCCGGTCAATATCGAACCGGCTAGGCTGGGTAACACCGCCGGGGCGGTTGGAGCAGCTGCGGCCGCTGCGGCAATCCTGTGGTAA